A single region of the Vicia villosa cultivar HV-30 ecotype Madison, WI linkage group LG4, Vvil1.0, whole genome shotgun sequence genome encodes:
- the LOC131595142 gene encoding KIN17-like protein has protein sequence MGKNDFLTPKAIANRIKAKGLQKLRWYCQMCQKQCRDENGFKCHCMSEGHQRQMQIFGQNPTRIVEGYTEEFETTFLEHMKRSHRFSRVAATVVYNEYINDRNHVHMNSTEWATLTEFVKYLGRTGKCKVEETPKGWFITYIDRDSETLFKEKMKNKRIKADLVDEEKQEKEIQKQIERAEQLMQLSNPESDQPHVETTRELNAEDGIKIGFSLGSSAKPITKEKGNTSMGAFDEVDAEKYEERNPVNNLKRKESGSGKSTLDEMIREEERKKEKINRRDYWLHEGIVVKVMSKVLAEKGYYKQKGVVRKVIDKYVGEIEMLESKHVLRVDQEELETVIPQVGGRVKIVNGAYRGSLARLLGVDTDRFCAKVQIEKGAYDGRVLKAVEYEDICKLA, from the coding sequence ATGGGGAAAAATGACTTTCTCACACCTAAGGCAATTGCCAATCGAATTAAAGCAAAAGGACTGCAGAAGCTTCGGTGGTATTGCCAGATGTGTCAGAAGCAATGTCGTGATGAGAATGGTTTCAAATGCCACTGCATGAGTGAAGGGCACCAGCGTCAAATgcaaatttttggacaaaatccaACCCGCATAGTTGAGGGCTATACCGAAGAGTTTGAAACAACTTTTCTTGAGCACATGAAGCGCAGCCATCGATTCAGCCGTGTGGCTGCCACTGTTGTTTATAATGAATACATAAATGATAGAAACCACGTTCATATGAACTCCACAGAGTGGGCTACACTTACCGAGTTTGTTAAGTACTTGGGCCGAACTGGAAAGTGTAAGGTTGAGGAAACACCCAAGGGATGGTTCATTACATACATAGATAGAGATTCAGAAACTCTTTTCaaagagaagatgaagaataagagAATAAAGGCAGATTTGGTAGATgaagaaaaacaagagaaagagaTCCAAAAACAGATTGAAAGGGCCGAGCAATTGATGCAGCTATCTAATCCGGAGTCCGACCAACCTCATGTAGAGACTACGAGGGAACTAAATGCAGAAGACGGAATTAAGATAGGATTTTCTCTTGGGTCGTCTGCGAAACCTATCACCAAGGAAAAAGGTAACACATCGATGGGGGCATTTGATGAGGTTGATGCAGAGAAATACGAGGAAAGGAATCCTGTAAACAATTTGAAGAGGAAAGAAAGTGGTAGTGGAAAATCAACTTTAGATGAAATGATCAGGGAGGAAGAGAGGAAAAAGGAAAAAATCAACAGGAGGGATTATTGGTTACACGAGGGAATTGTTGTTAAGGTTATGAGCAAAGTCTTGGCTGAGAAGGGATACTACAAACAAAAAGGTGTTGTGAGAAAAGTGATTGACAAGTATGTAGGGGAAATAGAAATGCTAGAAAGCAAGCATGTGCTCAGAGTTGATCAGGAAGAGCTTGAAACGGTGATACCTCAGGTCGGGGGACGTGTAAAAATAGTAAACGGGGCTTATCGTGGATCACTTGCTAGACTGCTCGGAGTGGATACAGATCGTTTTTGCGCCAAGGTGCAGATAGAAAAAGGTGCTTATGATGGTAGAGTGCTTAAAGCCGTGGAGTACGAGGATATTTGTAAATTAGCCTAG